The following proteins are co-located in the Ensifer sp. WSM1721 genome:
- a CDS encoding DMT family protein, with the protein MPFAINPAYIWPVLLLLLSNIFMTFAWYGHLKFTSSPLYIVIVASWGIAFFEYWLAVPANRIGHSVYSAAQLKTMQEVITLAIFVLFSIFWLKEPIGWHQLVGFALIAAGASFIFKG; encoded by the coding sequence ATGCCCTTCGCCATCAATCCCGCCTACATCTGGCCGGTCCTGTTGCTGCTCCTCTCCAACATCTTCATGACCTTCGCCTGGTACGGGCACCTGAAGTTCACCTCTTCGCCCCTCTATATCGTCATCGTCGCGAGCTGGGGCATCGCCTTCTTCGAGTATTGGCTGGCCGTGCCGGCCAACCGCATCGGCCATTCGGTCTATTCGGCGGCGCAATTGAAGACGATGCAGGAGGTGATCACGCTCGCCATCTTCGTCCTCTTCTCGATCTTTTGGCTGAAGGAGCCGATCGGCTGGCACCAGCTCGTCGGCTTCGCGCTGATCGCGGCCGGGGCGTCGTTCATCTTCAAGGGGTGA
- a CDS encoding ABC transporter permease: MNIEAIKSIYFFEMARTRRTLLQSVVSPVISTSLYFIVFGAAIGGRIQEIEGVSYGAFITPGLMMLTLLTQCIGNGSFGIYFPKFTGTIYEVLSSPISMIEIVLGYVGAAATKGLMIGTIILITASLFVDLSIAHPFAMLFFFVLTAVTFSLFGFIIGIWAKDFEQLNLIPMLVIPPLVFLGGSFYSIDMLPPFWQAVSHFNPVLYLISGFRWSFFEISDVDPLASAAIMLVFLALCMSVLTWIFRTGYKLRN; the protein is encoded by the coding sequence ATGAACATCGAAGCGATCAAATCCATCTATTTCTTCGAGATGGCGCGCACGCGCCGCACGCTGTTGCAGAGCGTCGTATCGCCGGTCATATCCACCTCGCTCTATTTCATCGTCTTCGGCGCGGCCATCGGCGGACGCATTCAGGAGATCGAGGGCGTATCCTACGGCGCGTTCATCACCCCCGGCCTGATGATGCTGACGCTTCTGACGCAATGCATCGGCAATGGCTCGTTCGGCATCTATTTCCCGAAGTTCACCGGCACTATCTATGAAGTGCTGTCCTCGCCGATCTCCATGATCGAGATCGTCCTCGGCTATGTGGGGGCGGCGGCGACAAAGGGACTGATGATCGGCACGATCATCCTGATTACGGCGTCGCTGTTCGTGGATCTCAGCATCGCCCATCCATTCGCGATGCTCTTCTTCTTCGTTCTGACCGCAGTCACCTTCAGCCTGTTCGGCTTCATCATCGGCATCTGGGCGAAGGATTTCGAGCAATTGAACCTGATCCCGATGCTGGTGATCCCGCCGCTCGTCTTCCTGGGCGGTAGCTTCTACTCGATCGACATGCTGCCGCCGTTCTGGCAGGCGGTCAGCCATTTCAATCCGGTGCTCTATCTGATCAGCGGGTTCCGCTGGAGCTTCTTCGAGATTTCCGACGTCGACCCGCTCGCCAGCGCGGCGATCATGCTCGTCTTTCTCGCTCTGTGCATGTCCGTTCTGACCTGGATTTTCCGCACCGGTTACAAGCTGCGCAACTGA
- a CDS encoding metalloregulator ArsR/SmtB family transcription factor, with the protein MGTVMKFRNVRPDMGERTAEATALLKTLANQNRLKIVCTLVGGEHSVSQLEETLGIHQPTLSQQLTVLREADIVATRRDAKQVFYRLKEEKAARLVMALYGIFCREHTRH; encoded by the coding sequence ATGGGAACGGTGATGAAATTCCGCAACGTTCGTCCCGACATGGGCGAGCGGACGGCTGAAGCCACGGCGCTGCTCAAAACGCTGGCAAACCAGAACCGCTTAAAGATCGTCTGCACCCTGGTCGGAGGCGAGCACTCGGTCAGCCAGTTGGAAGAGACACTGGGCATCCACCAGCCGACCCTGTCGCAACAACTGACCGTACTGCGTGAGGCCGACATCGTCGCGACGCGGCGGGACGCCAAACAGGTCTTCTACCGGCTCAAGGAGGAGAAGGCAGCGCGTCTGGTCATGGCGCTTTACGGGATCTTCTGCCGCGAGCATACCAGGCACTGA
- a CDS encoding acyl-CoA thioesterase: MPAVTKPNGELTLRTLAMPGDANAAGDIFGGWVMAQMDLSCGIRAAERARGRVVTAAVKEMAFALPVKIGDTLCIYTDIVKVGRTSMTLKVEAWAQRYLSHVMEKVTDAVFVMVALDSTGKPTPVPEEE, encoded by the coding sequence ATGCCTGCAGTGACCAAGCCGAACGGCGAACTGACCTTGCGCACGCTCGCCATGCCCGGCGATGCCAATGCCGCCGGCGACATCTTCGGCGGCTGGGTCATGGCGCAGATGGACCTTTCCTGCGGCATCCGGGCCGCGGAGCGGGCCAGAGGTCGCGTCGTGACGGCCGCCGTCAAGGAGATGGCTTTCGCGCTGCCGGTGAAGATCGGCGACACGCTTTGCATCTATACCGACATCGTCAAGGTCGGACGCACCTCGATGACGCTCAAGGTGGAAGCCTGGGCGCAGCGTTACCTTTCGCATGTGATGGAGAAGGTTACGGACGCCGTTTTCGTGATGGTGGCGCTCGACTCGACCGGCAAACCGACACCGGTGCCCGAGGAGGAATAG
- a CDS encoding YcaO-like family protein — MASDAPVISYSDRACTPNETLARISSSLSAHGITRLARLTDLDRIGIPVWNAVAPNSRSIVINQGKGILDIDAKVSAAMEALERSVAEDPKVETRRMSIQSLNDEGAFVDPLHSFIRAGQTEIRADEFVDWTLGRDIMAERDVWVPRDALLLDDTKNNRFWQSSDGLASGNTFLEATFHGLLERIERDATTIWQFVSGEEKKAKCVDVHSIKDAVLSDLAWRIKVAGFRLQVFDVTSDIGIPCFEAFIAPQAAHNAEIRYIEVTAGYGAHPNPVRAAIRGVTEAAQSRLTYISGARDDIHPETFSRNLPTHLRDLLLLNPVPYAAQLEMTAGATLKDMLAFVVAKLKAAGVSSAIAVPLNPGERNFSVAKVLVPELENPDGNRKRRFGPRALKRILSSR; from the coding sequence ATGGCAAGTGACGCGCCAGTGATTTCTTATTCGGATCGCGCCTGCACCCCGAATGAGACTCTGGCGCGCATCTCTTCTTCCCTTTCCGCTCACGGAATAACCCGTCTCGCAAGGCTGACGGACCTCGATCGGATCGGCATCCCCGTGTGGAATGCCGTCGCCCCCAATTCGCGCTCAATCGTGATCAACCAGGGAAAAGGCATCCTTGATATCGACGCGAAGGTCTCAGCCGCAATGGAGGCCCTGGAGCGCTCCGTTGCCGAGGATCCCAAAGTTGAGACGAGGCGAATGAGCATTCAGTCGCTGAACGACGAGGGCGCTTTTGTCGATCCGCTGCACAGCTTCATCAGGGCCGGGCAAACGGAAATCCGCGCCGATGAATTCGTCGACTGGACACTCGGCCGCGACATCATGGCGGAGCGGGATGTCTGGGTGCCGCGCGACGCCCTTTTGCTTGACGATACAAAGAACAACCGGTTCTGGCAGTCATCCGATGGCCTCGCGTCCGGAAATACGTTTCTGGAAGCGACGTTCCATGGTTTGCTTGAGCGGATTGAACGCGATGCAACAACCATCTGGCAATTCGTCTCGGGAGAAGAGAAAAAAGCCAAATGCGTCGATGTGCACTCGATCAAAGACGCTGTTTTGAGCGACCTCGCGTGGAGAATAAAAGTAGCCGGGTTCCGACTGCAGGTCTTCGACGTGACCAGCGATATCGGCATTCCCTGTTTTGAGGCGTTCATCGCTCCTCAGGCAGCCCACAATGCCGAGATTCGCTACATCGAAGTGACGGCCGGCTATGGCGCGCACCCCAATCCCGTGCGTGCCGCGATCAGGGGCGTTACCGAGGCGGCGCAATCGCGGCTGACGTATATCAGCGGCGCACGCGACGATATCCACCCGGAGACTTTCTCGCGGAACCTGCCCACACACCTGCGAGACCTCCTGCTGTTGAATCCAGTTCCCTACGCCGCCCAGTTGGAGATGACCGCCGGTGCGACGCTTAAAGACATGCTGGCCTTCGTCGTCGCCAAGTTGAAGGCGGCGGGAGTGAGTTCCGCGATCGCGGTTCCACTCAATCCAGGGGAACGGAACTTCAGCGTCGCAAAAGTTCTCGTTCCCGAATTGGAGAACCCCGACGGAAACCGCAAGCGGCGATTCGGACCTCGGGCTTTGAAAAGAATTTTGAGCTCAAGATGA
- a CDS encoding methyl-accepting chemotaxis protein has translation MKRFPISARLYALVAFALLTMAAALTFGLVQAQEKLVAERKAMLSAMNENAITVFKAYHAQETTGTLPREEAQKRALEAIEAMRYQDSGYFWVNDMHPTMVMHPIKPELDGKDLSQNKDPHGKLLFVEFVKTVQAQGQGFVDYYWPKPGADEPVLKYSHVAGFKPWGWVVGTGVYADDLAAMFRERAWQMGGILAAAALAILMAAVAIVRSVVRPVEKLKVSMRAIADEDLSSDVPETDRGDEIGQMAKVLVVLRDSVKERVELRSREAEQQDRLSAERRGNEERQRATAQVQSEAMQTIGMALERLASGDLTAEVVRIAPEYAKLKDDFNTAVAALRDVIGAISQSTEIVHGSAGDISEAANNLSRRTEQQAAALEETAAALDEITSTVRHASDRAHEARDMVNETKASAAKSGGIVRNAIDAMGRIEASSSRISQIIGVIDEIAFQTNLLALNAGVEAARAGEAGRGFAVVAQEVRELAQRSAGAAKEIKELISTSVKEVGAGVELVRSTGDALMEIETLVNRVNEQVASIATASREQATGLQEVNTAVNSMDQMTQQNAAMVEETTAASQTLAQESRELKLLLEKFRLQESLGSAAFGRAA, from the coding sequence ATGAAGAGATTTCCGATTTCGGCGCGTCTTTACGCGCTTGTGGCCTTTGCGCTGCTGACCATGGCGGCGGCGCTGACATTCGGCCTAGTGCAGGCGCAGGAAAAGCTGGTGGCCGAGCGCAAGGCGATGCTCTCGGCGATGAACGAAAATGCGATCACGGTGTTCAAGGCCTATCACGCCCAAGAAACGACGGGAACGCTGCCGCGCGAGGAAGCGCAGAAGCGTGCCCTGGAAGCGATCGAGGCGATGCGCTACCAGGACAGCGGCTATTTCTGGGTGAACGACATGCACCCGACGATGGTCATGCATCCGATCAAGCCGGAGCTCGACGGCAAGGACCTTTCCCAGAACAAGGATCCGCACGGGAAGCTTCTCTTCGTCGAATTCGTGAAGACGGTTCAGGCCCAGGGGCAGGGCTTCGTCGATTACTACTGGCCGAAGCCCGGCGCCGATGAGCCGGTGCTGAAATATTCGCATGTCGCGGGCTTCAAACCCTGGGGCTGGGTGGTCGGCACCGGCGTCTACGCGGACGACCTCGCCGCGATGTTCCGCGAGCGCGCTTGGCAGATGGGTGGCATTCTGGCTGCGGCAGCGCTGGCGATCCTCATGGCGGCGGTCGCGATCGTACGGAGCGTTGTGCGGCCGGTCGAAAAGCTGAAAGTCTCGATGCGCGCCATCGCCGACGAGGACCTCTCCTCCGACGTCCCGGAAACCGATCGCGGCGACGAGATCGGTCAGATGGCGAAGGTGCTCGTCGTCCTGCGCGACTCGGTCAAGGAGCGAGTTGAGCTCCGCTCGAGAGAGGCGGAGCAGCAGGACCGCCTGAGTGCCGAACGGCGCGGCAACGAAGAGCGTCAGCGCGCGACTGCGCAGGTTCAGTCCGAGGCGATGCAGACGATCGGCATGGCCCTCGAACGGCTGGCGAGCGGCGACCTCACCGCCGAGGTCGTGCGGATCGCGCCGGAATACGCCAAGCTCAAGGACGACTTCAACACGGCCGTCGCCGCGCTTCGCGACGTCATCGGCGCGATCTCCCAGTCGACCGAAATCGTCCATGGCAGCGCCGGCGACATCTCCGAGGCGGCGAACAACCTGTCCCGCCGGACCGAGCAGCAGGCGGCGGCACTCGAAGAAACCGCAGCGGCCTTGGACGAGATCACCTCGACCGTGCGTCACGCCTCGGATCGCGCCCATGAAGCGCGGGACATGGTCAACGAGACGAAGGCGAGTGCCGCTAAATCCGGCGGCATCGTGCGCAACGCCATCGACGCCATGGGGCGGATCGAAGCATCTTCGAGCCGGATCAGCCAGATCATCGGTGTCATCGACGAGATTGCCTTCCAGACCAACCTGCTGGCCCTCAACGCCGGTGTCGAGGCGGCGCGGGCCGGCGAAGCCGGCCGCGGCTTTGCCGTCGTCGCACAGGAAGTGCGGGAGCTCGCGCAACGTTCGGCGGGCGCTGCCAAGGAAATTAAGGAACTGATCAGCACGTCGGTCAAGGAGGTCGGCGCGGGTGTCGAACTCGTTCGGTCGACGGGCGACGCGCTGATGGAGATCGAGACCCTGGTCAATCGGGTGAACGAGCAGGTTGCCTCGATTGCGACCGCTTCCCGCGAACAGGCGACTGGTCTGCAGGAGGTTAACACCGCGGTCAACAGCATGGACCAGATGACGCAGCAGAATGCCGCCATGGTCGAGGAGACGACGGCGGCGAGCCAGACGCTGGCGCAGGAAAGCCGTGAATTGAAGCTGCTGCTCGAAAAGTTCCGGCTGCAGGAGTCGCTTGGTTCCGCAGCCTTCGGCAGAGCGGCCTGA
- a CDS encoding helix-turn-helix domain-containing protein, with translation MGRSAPNAIDVFVGRRIRLRRTMLEMSGGELAEALGVAIEEIRRHEKGADRVCATRLQAIAEILQVHFSFFFQDTPSARGGGSRAVSEIGVTMNGASVFLSEGKARRRAPRPAGGWWRREPFERLRLS, from the coding sequence ATGGGTCGTAGTGCGCCCAATGCCATTGACGTTTTTGTCGGTCGTCGCATTCGACTGCGCCGCACTATGCTGGAAATGAGCGGGGGAGAACTTGCCGAGGCCCTGGGTGTGGCTATCGAAGAGATTCGAAGGCACGAGAAGGGGGCAGATCGGGTGTGCGCGACCCGCTTGCAGGCGATCGCCGAGATATTGCAGGTGCACTTTTCCTTCTTCTTTCAGGACACGCCGTCTGCGCGAGGCGGCGGATCGCGTGCGGTCTCCGAGATAGGCGTCACGATGAACGGTGCCTCGGTGTTCCTGTCGGAGGGGAAAGCCCGGCGACGGGCTCCGCGGCCGGCGGGCGGTTGGTGGCGACGGGAGCCCTTCGAACGGTTGAGGCTTTCGTGA
- a CDS encoding extensin family protein, producing MAYVSLLHRPLTALLLSIPLVACTTDVLSPPARIDSGSRVGAIRSAPVADPEREVAAYPSAEPVAVLSETSAASAPEQSNRLPMIDREPVRQPQIASAGPMTIPPEGVNMDAMLGVEPVVGLAQEQANEIAEGNATQPVVGGIGEDDVRQLGGSSQAAPVESSPGYDPDLPPLTPVQIAAEEAKKPRHVAPQRASRAQEPQQVAFLPRARNPLSAPEYTGEMPGSEIACRQRLRKLGVVFRDVPRIYNGPSCGIDYPIELSGLSGNIAVKPAVKLNCQVTEAFAKWVKYELAPSSRYRYWSGVKTIKPLGGYSCRTMNSRRGNPMSEHARGNAIDVGKFVLKNGKEIDVRRKGFFAFRERGLLKAVRTDSCKYFNTVLGPGSDPFHKDHFHFDLRTRKSGYRHCD from the coding sequence ATGGCGTATGTTTCTCTTCTCCACAGGCCCTTGACGGCTCTGCTGCTGTCCATTCCGCTCGTCGCCTGCACGACCGATGTGCTTTCGCCTCCAGCCAGAATCGATAGCGGCTCGCGGGTCGGCGCCATCAGATCGGCGCCGGTTGCCGATCCGGAGCGGGAAGTCGCCGCTTACCCGTCGGCGGAACCGGTCGCTGTGCTCAGCGAAACATCCGCGGCATCCGCTCCCGAGCAGTCGAACCGGCTGCCGATGATCGACAGAGAACCGGTGCGGCAGCCACAGATCGCGAGTGCCGGCCCGATGACCATTCCCCCCGAAGGCGTCAACATGGACGCCATGCTCGGCGTGGAACCGGTCGTCGGATTGGCGCAGGAGCAGGCCAACGAAATCGCCGAAGGCAATGCCACCCAGCCAGTCGTTGGCGGCATCGGCGAGGACGACGTGCGCCAGCTTGGCGGGTCCTCGCAAGCCGCCCCGGTCGAATCAAGTCCCGGCTATGATCCAGACCTACCACCGCTGACGCCGGTTCAAATAGCAGCAGAGGAGGCCAAGAAGCCACGCCATGTCGCGCCGCAGCGGGCTAGCCGCGCACAGGAGCCGCAGCAGGTCGCGTTCCTGCCGCGCGCCCGCAACCCGCTGTCTGCGCCCGAATATACCGGCGAAATGCCGGGCTCCGAGATAGCGTGCCGTCAGCGGCTGAGGAAGCTCGGCGTCGTTTTCCGGGACGTGCCACGCATCTATAATGGGCCTTCCTGCGGCATAGACTATCCGATCGAGCTCAGCGGTCTTTCCGGGAACATCGCCGTCAAGCCCGCGGTGAAACTCAACTGCCAGGTCACGGAAGCCTTTGCCAAATGGGTCAAGTACGAGCTGGCGCCGTCCTCGCGCTATCGCTACTGGTCGGGCGTCAAGACGATCAAGCCGCTCGGCGGCTATTCTTGTCGAACGATGAACTCACGCCGCGGCAACCCGATGTCGGAGCATGCGCGCGGCAATGCGATCGACGTAGGCAAGTTCGTGCTGAAGAACGGCAAGGAAATCGACGTGCGCAGGAAGGGCTTCTTCGCCTTCCGCGAGCGCGGTCTGCTAAAAGCGGTGCGCACCGATAGCTGCAAGTACTTCAATACGGTGCTGGGTCCGGGCAGCGATCCGTTCCATAAGGATCATTTCCATTTCGATCTGAGGACGCGCAAGTCCGGTTACCGGCACTGCGATTGA
- a CDS encoding sulfite exporter TauE/SafE family protein encodes MPPLSELLMFALALAAAGVVAGVLAGLFGIGGGAILVPVFYQVFGVLGVDDAVRMHLSVGTSLAIIVPTSVRSFLSHYRRGVVDLDLLRNWILAVPLGAILASLIAAHVSSETLRLIFAVIALAVACRMIFNRANWRIGADLPKNPVKWLVGVAIGILSGLMGIGGGVLNNTFMTLHNRPIHQAVATSAGVGVLISIPGLFGYVWAGWGEPGLPPLSTGFINWIAVALIIPITLLVAPVGVGLAHALDRRQLEAGFGIFMVLIALRFFYSLYG; translated from the coding sequence ATGCCGCCGCTTTCGGAACTGTTGATGTTTGCCCTGGCGCTGGCTGCGGCCGGTGTTGTCGCCGGCGTCCTTGCCGGTCTCTTCGGCATTGGCGGCGGCGCGATTCTCGTGCCGGTCTTTTATCAGGTCTTCGGCGTCCTCGGCGTCGACGACGCGGTTCGGATGCATCTGTCGGTCGGGACCTCGCTTGCGATCATCGTGCCGACTTCGGTCCGTTCTTTTCTGTCGCATTACCGGCGTGGCGTGGTCGATTTGGACCTGCTGCGCAACTGGATCCTTGCCGTACCGCTCGGCGCCATTCTCGCTTCGTTGATCGCTGCCCATGTCAGCAGCGAGACCTTGCGGCTGATCTTTGCGGTGATCGCGCTCGCGGTCGCGTGCCGGATGATCTTCAACCGTGCGAACTGGCGCATCGGCGCCGACCTTCCGAAGAATCCGGTCAAATGGCTCGTCGGCGTCGCGATCGGCATCCTTTCCGGTCTCATGGGTATTGGCGGAGGGGTGCTCAACAACACCTTCATGACGCTGCACAACCGGCCGATCCACCAGGCGGTGGCGACCTCCGCCGGAGTCGGCGTGCTGATCTCGATACCCGGCCTATTCGGCTATGTCTGGGCCGGATGGGGTGAACCCGGCTTGCCGCCGCTATCGACCGGCTTCATCAACTGGATTGCCGTGGCGCTGATCATTCCGATCACGCTCTTGGTCGCGCCGGTCGGCGTGGGCCTGGCGCACGCCTTGGACAGGCGCCAATTGGAGGCGGGCTTCGGTATCTTCATGGTCCTGATTGCCTTGCGCTTCTTCTACAGCCTTTATGGTTAG
- a CDS encoding TfuA-like protein, whose product MRVIFGGPTFYGASLSPDPAYQLRPPARQGDFYKAIQEGANVIGLVDGVYEYVPAIWHKEILFGLAEGVHIFGAASIGALRAAECAPFGMVGIGLIYEDYASGALEDDADVAQSHGPAELGFLPLSEPLVNVRETLVRCLQAALITPDEHDRLLGAAQATFFKDRTYKGLVSSVITNRDRATAMLAVLRENSVNQKLLDAEMLIEAVVNAPDRRCIPQWDWSFKKTSVWDALFPSN is encoded by the coding sequence ATGAGAGTTATCTTCGGCGGACCAACATTCTACGGCGCAAGCTTGTCACCTGACCCGGCCTATCAATTGCGTCCGCCTGCGAGACAGGGAGATTTCTACAAGGCGATCCAAGAGGGCGCCAACGTGATCGGTCTCGTGGACGGCGTCTACGAATACGTGCCGGCCATTTGGCATAAGGAAATCCTCTTCGGGCTCGCCGAGGGCGTTCACATCTTTGGAGCGGCAAGCATCGGGGCTCTGCGTGCCGCGGAATGCGCACCGTTCGGGATGGTCGGCATCGGGCTGATTTACGAGGATTATGCAAGCGGCGCCCTGGAAGATGACGCGGATGTCGCGCAGTCCCACGGGCCGGCCGAATTGGGCTTTCTTCCGCTAAGCGAGCCGCTTGTGAATGTGCGGGAGACGCTCGTGCGCTGCTTGCAGGCGGCGCTTATCACTCCTGACGAACACGACCGATTGCTGGGGGCGGCGCAGGCGACCTTCTTCAAGGACCGGACCTACAAGGGATTGGTCTCGTCTGTAATAACCAACCGGGACAGGGCCACTGCGATGCTCGCGGTTTTGCGCGAAAACAGCGTCAATCAGAAGCTTCTCGATGCCGAGATGCTCATCGAAGCCGTCGTCAATGCGCCGGATAGACGTTGCATCCCGCAATGGGACTGGAGCTTCAAGAAAACGAGCGTTTGGGACGCTCTTTTTCCATCGAATTGA
- a CDS encoding Kazal-type serine protease inhibitor domain-containing protein, whose amino-acid sequence MAVGFLSACTVVVDEPRPVPGPIRPPGLQMCTMEYAPVCAERGNRMRTFPNACHARADGFRVVHRGECRADFRPPAEQTCTREFAPVCGERGARRQTFPNACVARAEGFRVVAPGECRRGDDRPPQQQFCSREFAPVCGQRGGRLRTFPNACEARADGFRIVHPGECG is encoded by the coding sequence ATGGCGGTTGGCTTCCTTTCGGCCTGCACCGTCGTCGTCGACGAGCCGCGCCCGGTTCCCGGACCCATCCGCCCGCCGGGTCTGCAAATGTGCACGATGGAATACGCACCGGTCTGTGCCGAACGCGGCAACCGCATGCGCACATTCCCCAATGCCTGCCATGCCCGCGCCGATGGCTTCCGGGTGGTGCACCGCGGTGAGTGCCGGGCCGATTTCCGGCCGCCGGCGGAGCAGACCTGCACGCGCGAGTTCGCGCCGGTCTGCGGTGAGCGCGGTGCGCGGAGGCAGACGTTCCCGAATGCCTGCGTGGCGCGCGCCGAGGGTTTCCGGGTCGTTGCGCCGGGCGAATGCCGGCGCGGCGACGATCGTCCGCCGCAGCAGCAGTTCTGTTCGCGCGAATTCGCTCCCGTTTGCGGACAGCGCGGCGGCCGCCTCAGGACGTTCCCGAATGCATGCGAAGCACGAGCGGACGGCTTCCGCATCGTCCATCCCGGCGAATGCGGGTAA
- a CDS encoding MBL fold metallo-hydrolase, whose amino-acid sequence MPAAATARPDVKGFYEGRTGSIQYVVSDPSTRRCAIIDPVLDFDEKSGATATVQADLILHYIAENDLTVEWILDTHPHADHFSAAAYLKDKAGAPTGIGSEVVRVQKLWKCIYNWPELAADGSQWDHLFTDGEHFSIGEIGGRVIYSPGHTLASVTYLVGDAAFVHDTIFMPDSGTARADFPGGDARQLWRSIDAILALPDETRIFTGHDYRPNGREAHWESTVGEEKRCNPHIAGMTEEQFVELREARDKTLPMPKLILHALQVNIRGGRLPEPEANGGRYLKFPLNALKGATWS is encoded by the coding sequence ATGCCTGCAGCGGCCACTGCAAGACCAGACGTCAAGGGCTTTTATGAGGGACGGACGGGGAGCATCCAATATGTCGTTTCGGATCCATCGACGAGGCGCTGCGCTATCATCGATCCGGTGCTCGACTTCGACGAGAAGTCGGGAGCGACGGCGACCGTGCAAGCTGACCTGATCCTCCATTACATCGCGGAGAACGACCTGACGGTCGAATGGATCCTCGACACCCATCCGCATGCGGACCATTTTTCGGCCGCCGCCTATCTGAAGGACAAGGCCGGAGCGCCGACCGGCATCGGATCGGAAGTCGTGCGCGTCCAGAAGCTTTGGAAATGCATCTACAACTGGCCGGAACTGGCAGCGGATGGCTCGCAATGGGACCATCTTTTCACCGACGGCGAGCACTTTTCGATTGGCGAAATCGGCGGGCGCGTCATCTACTCGCCGGGTCATACGCTCGCTTCCGTCACCTATCTCGTCGGTGACGCGGCTTTCGTGCACGACACGATCTTCATGCCGGATAGCGGCACCGCACGCGCGGACTTTCCGGGTGGCGACGCCCGTCAGTTATGGCGCTCGATCGATGCGATCCTTGCGCTGCCGGACGAGACCCGCATCTTCACCGGCCATGACTATCGGCCGAACGGTCGCGAGGCGCACTGGGAGAGCACGGTTGGCGAGGAGAAGCGCTGCAATCCACATATCGCGGGCATGACCGAAGAGCAATTCGTCGAGTTGCGCGAAGCGCGCGACAAGACCCTGCCAATGCCGAAGCTGATCCTGCACGCCTTGCAGGTGAATATTCGCGGCGGACGCCTTCCGGAGCCGGAGGCCAATGGCGGGCGCTATCTGAAATTTCCGCTCAACGCGCTCAAGGGAGCGACGTGGAGCTGA
- a CDS encoding ABC transporter ATP-binding protein, giving the protein MTPIVSISNLSKTYASGFQALKGVSLDIEEGEILALLGPNGAGKTTLISIVCGIVNATSGKVTVGGNDVVRDFRQTRAMIGLVPQELTTDAFETVWNTVSFSRGLHGKKPDPAHIEKVLKDLSLWNKKDNTLRELSGGMKRRVLIAKALSHEPRVLFLDEPTAGVDVSLRKSMWDVVQRLRASGVTIILTTHYIEEAEEIADRIAVINGGEILLVEEKDALMTKLGRKQLRVDLAHPLERLPQSLASYNLTLDEDGQCLIYDYDTSAERTGITALLAALAEAGIRLRDISTRQSSLEDIFVEIVEAGR; this is encoded by the coding sequence ATGACGCCCATCGTTTCCATTTCCAACCTGTCGAAGACGTATGCCTCGGGTTTTCAGGCGCTGAAGGGCGTCAGTCTCGATATCGAGGAGGGGGAGATTCTCGCTCTTCTCGGGCCGAACGGCGCCGGCAAGACGACTCTCATCTCGATCGTCTGCGGCATCGTCAATGCGACCAGCGGCAAGGTCACCGTCGGCGGCAACGATGTCGTGCGCGACTTCCGCCAGACCCGGGCGATGATCGGGCTCGTGCCACAGGAGCTTACGACGGACGCCTTCGAGACAGTCTGGAACACCGTTTCGTTTTCGCGTGGGCTGCACGGCAAGAAACCCGACCCGGCTCATATCGAAAAGGTGCTGAAGGACCTCTCTCTCTGGAACAAGAAGGACAACACGCTGCGCGAGCTTTCTGGCGGCATGAAGCGGCGTGTGCTGATCGCCAAGGCGCTCTCGCATGAGCCGCGCGTGCTCTTCCTCGACGAGCCGACCGCGGGCGTCGATGTCAGCCTGCGCAAGAGCATGTGGGATGTCGTTCAGCGGCTGCGTGCCTCAGGCGTGACGATCATTCTGACGACGCACTATATCGAAGAGGCGGAGGAGATCGCCGACCGGATCGCCGTCATCAATGGCGGCGAGATTCTGCTCGTCGAGGAGAAGGATGCGCTGATGACGAAGCTCGGCCGCAAGCAGTTGCGCGTCGATCTCGCCCATCCGCTGGAGCGCCTCCCGCAATCGTTGGCATCCTATAATCTGACGCTCGACGAAGACGGGCAGTGCCTGATCTATGACTACGATACCAGTGCGGAGCGCACCGGCATCACCGCGCTTCTCGCCGCGCTCGCCGAGGCCGGCATCAGGCTTCGGGATATTTCGACGCGGCAGAGTTCGCTCGAGGACATTTTTGTAGAGATCGTGGAGGCTGGGCGATGA